The Cucumis melo cultivar AY chromosome 6, USDA_Cmelo_AY_1.0, whole genome shotgun sequence genome includes a region encoding these proteins:
- the LOC103484197 gene encoding uncharacterized protein LOC103484197, with product MSYLFRRILLLRSPSSVFSHGFSESPLKSLRFLSTSSEIVSSPKSASLASNAVQLENNRKAVIELLANHGFSQSQISDIGRRRPQILAANPEKILLPKLLFFQSKGLSSPEIAKLVCTFPYVLTGSLNKRIIYNFDYIQAVLGSEEKTLAAIKQFAGILARDLQISVGPNIEILKQIGVPDSNILKYLQYQPRVFIISSIRFKEIVERVTEMGFNPQRLQFLVAVFALRAMTKSTWDKKVEVYRKWGLSEEEICLAFKRHPWCMMVSEDKINGAMDFFVNKIGCESSFVARRPALISLSLKKRLNPRGYVYQVLLEKGLIKKQANIPLFVSSSEKRFIEKFINPHKEEQIPGLLELYKQKLMDSRR from the coding sequence ATGTCTTACTTGTTTCGCAGAATCCTTTTACTTAGATCTCCATCGTCTGTCTTTTCTCACGGATTTTCCGAAAGCCCCTTGAAATCTCTCAGATTCTTATCTACCTCTTCTGAGATTGTATCATCTCCGAAATCTGCTTCGTTGGCCTCTAATGCTGTTCAGCTCGAGAATAATCGGAAGGCTGTAATTGAGTTACTTGCGAACCATGGATTCTCTCAATCACAAATCTCTGACATTGGCAGGAGGCGGCCTCAAATTCTTGCTGCGAACCCCGAGAAAATTCTATTGCCAAAATTGTTGTTTTTTCAATCTAAAGGTCTTTCTTCCCCAGAGATTGCCAAATTAGTATGTACATTTCCTTATGTCTTAACAGGAAGTTTAAACAAAcgaattatttataattttgattACATTCAAGCCGTGCTTGGAAGTGAGGAGAAGACTCTCGCTGCCATAAAACAGTTTGCGGGTATTCTCGCTCGGGATCTTCAAATTTCAGTTGGTCCCAATATTGAAATTCTGAAACAAATTGGAGTGCcggattcaaatattttaaaatatcttcaGTACCAGCCTAGAGTGTTCATAATAAGTTCCATCCGATTCAAGGAGATTGTAGAGAGAGTTACGGAAATGGGATTCAACCCTCAACGATTGCAGTTTCTTGTTGCTGTTTTTGCTCTGCGAGCAATGACCAAATCTACATGGGATAAGAAGGTTGAAGTTTATAGGAAATGGGGATTGTCTGAAGAAGAGATCTGTTTGGCTTTTAAAAGGCATCCATGGTGTATGATGGTTTCTGAGGATAAGATTAATGGTGCAATGGATTTTTTTGTCAACAAAATTGGATGTGAATCATCTTTCGTTGCTAGAAGACCAGCTTTAATTTCACTTAGTTTGAAGAAGAGGCTTAATCCTAGAGGCTACGTTTATCAAGTTTTGCTGGAAAAGGGTTTGATTAAGAAGCAAGCGAACATTCCTTTGTTCGTAAGTTCTTCTGAAAAGCGTTTCATAGAAAAATTCATCAACCCTCATAAGGAGGAGCAGATTCCTGGATTGTTGGAGTTGTACAAACAGAAATTAATGGATTCTAGAAGATGA
- the LOC103484198 gene encoding uncharacterized protein LOC103484198, with the protein MSNLFRVILLLKSPSPVFSQGFSGSPLKSLRFLSTSSEIVSSTESAPLASNAAQLKNKRKAVIALLADYGLSESQISVLDKRYPQILSANPEKTLLPKLLFFRSKGLSSPEIAKMVCSFPRVFIGSLDKRIIPNFKYIQAMLGSEEKTLVAIKRFAGILTWDLRISAGPSIEILKQSGVPDSNILKYLQFQPRLFLTNPIRFKESVERVTEMGFNPQQMQFLVAVFALRSMTKSTWDKKVEVYRKWGLSEEEVRLAFRRYPWCMIASEDKINDVMDFFVNKIGCESSFAARRPILIYRSLKKRILPRGYVYQVLLSKGLIKNHKNLVLFFESPEKPFIEKFINPHKEQIPGLLELYEEKLMDSRR; encoded by the coding sequence ATGTCTAACTTGTTTCGCGTAATCCTTCTACTTAAATCTCCATCGCCAGTCTTTTCTCAAGGATTTTCCGGAAGTCCGTTGAAATCTCTCAGATTCTTATCGACTTCTTCTGAGATTGTATCATCTACTGAATCTGCTCCGTTGGCTTCTAATGCTGCCCAGCTCAAGAATAAACGGAAGGCTGTAATTGCGTTACTTGCGGATTATGGATTGTCTGAATCACAAATCTCTGTCCTTGACAAGAGGTATCCTCAAATTCTTTCTGCGAACCCCGAGAAAACCCTATTGCCCAAACTGCTCTTTTTTCGATCAAAAGGTCTTTCTTCCCCAGAGATCGCCAAAATGGTATGTTCATTTCCTCGTGTCTTCATAGGAAGTTTAGACAAACGAATTATTCCTAATTTTAAATACATTCAAGCCATGCTTGGAAGTGAGGAGAAGACTCTCGTTGCCATAAAGCGCTTTGCGGGTATTCTCACTTGGGATCTTCGAATTTCAGCTGGTCCCAGTATTGAAATTCTGAAACAAAGTGGTGTGCcggattcaaatattttaaaatatcttcaGTTCCAGCCTAGACTGTTCTTGACAAATCCCATCCGATTCAAGGAGAGTGTAGAGAGAGTTACGGAAATGGGATTCAACCCTCAACAAATGCAGTTTCTTGTTGCTGTGTTTGCTCTGCGTTCAATGACCAAATCTACGTGGGATAAGAAGGTTGAAGTTTATAGGAAATGGGGATTGTCTGAAGAAGAGGTCCGTTTAGCATTTAGAAGGTATCCATGGTGTATGATAGCTTCTGAGGATAAGATTAATGATGTAATGGATTTTTTTGTCAACAAAATTGGATGCGAATCATCTTTCGCTGCTAGAAGACCAATTTTAATTTACCGTAGTTTGAAGAAGAGGATTTTGCCTAGAGGCTACGTTTATCAAGTTTTGCTGTCAAAGGGTTTGATTAAGAATCACAAGAATCTTGTTTTGTTCTTTGAGTCTCCCGAAAAGCCTTTCATAGAAAAATTCATCAACCCTCATAAGGAGCAGATTCCTGGATTGTTGGAGTTGTATGAAGAGAAATTAATGGATTCTAGAAGATGA